Proteins from one Leptospira meyeri genomic window:
- a CDS encoding LIC_10230 family protein, producing the protein MEKIKRRLPIITSAFIAIILIHSLFVDYTVQFPDYIATETSESAMESMKPQVVAENGVLNRISYLESFLVELESRELPVDTEQEDTKENIKRVLVGQKLLLGLSLFYLLLAFSTAVSYAYRAWFHKTLANVFYPVSFVVLAPKVFYQLNLAMQQEVFSYFYFVFLITTYGISVISYRLILKNKELAEGFQSLQFSSSLEEEGRSPSNTKTGSIFAPVFHVAIIILIGILIGNLIYIPLFLLQKHYVTEFSYFIFFLLGILSLFYIFNYKKVGGEPNSSYWKNLSVSFAYLQFRFLRNGFLSLFSTILIVFFVTFLFSLLLFNIDLIQNHLGLFGKATEF; encoded by the coding sequence ATGGAAAAAATAAAAAGAAGACTTCCGATCATCACTTCGGCATTTATTGCCATCATTCTGATTCACTCCCTCTTTGTTGATTATACGGTTCAATTTCCCGATTATATCGCCACAGAAACTTCCGAATCGGCAATGGAATCAATGAAACCTCAAGTAGTTGCTGAAAATGGAGTTCTAAATCGAATTTCCTATTTGGAATCATTTTTAGTTGAGTTGGAATCAAGAGAACTTCCTGTAGATACAGAGCAGGAAGATACAAAAGAAAACATTAAACGAGTACTAGTTGGTCAAAAGTTATTACTTGGGCTTTCTTTGTTCTATTTGTTATTAGCATTTTCAACCGCAGTATCCTATGCCTACCGAGCATGGTTTCATAAAACTTTGGCAAACGTTTTTTATCCGGTTTCTTTTGTTGTTTTGGCTCCAAAAGTCTTTTACCAACTCAACTTGGCAATGCAACAGGAAGTTTTTTCCTATTTCTATTTCGTTTTTTTAATCACTACGTACGGAATCAGTGTGATATCCTATCGGTTGATTTTAAAAAACAAAGAATTAGCGGAAGGATTTCAATCACTACAATTTTCATCTTCTTTAGAAGAAGAAGGAAGATCTCCAAGTAACACAAAAACTGGATCTATTTTTGCGCCAGTGTTTCATGTTGCCATCATCATCTTGATTGGGATCTTGATCGGAAACTTAATTTATATTCCACTTTTTCTATTACAAAAACACTATGTAACAGAATTTAGTTATTTTATTTTCTTTTTACTTGGGATTTTATCTTTATTTTATATCTTCAATTATAAAAAAGTGGGGGGAGAACCAAACAGTAGCTATTGGAAAAATCTCAGTGTTAGTTTTGCTTATTTACAATTTCGTTTTTTAAGGAATGGATTTTTGTCCCTATTTAGCACAATACTGATTGTATTCTTCGTAACGTTTTTGTTTAGTTTATTACTTTTTAATATTGATTTGATCCAAAATCATTTGGGTCTTTTTGGGAAAGCTACAGAATTCTGA
- a CDS encoding toxin-antitoxin system YwqK family antitoxin: MTSTSTHIKDSSIWVFVSLLVVILVSGLLFGPCKATTARPGSIPKDANYEKKTNLYLLAADGFYREWYENGNLITEVPVDALGQPNGYGKKLNYLTGITIMEGNMKSGDRDGLWKFYFSDGKLYIEQNYKAGNRKKQLWIRSAELGNETGPYYRYFRSGRLNEKGFFDGGLRTGDWVRYYPDTKVEEKGSYENDKKVGEWFYYYPTGAKEATEIYSNEGELISRSTFYPNGKVWCLVRKGKESECQ; this comes from the coding sequence ATGACATCTACATCCACACACATTAAAGACAGTTCGATTTGGGTATTTGTATCCTTATTAGTTGTGATTTTAGTTTCCGGTTTATTGTTTGGTCCTTGCAAAGCAACAACTGCAAGACCCGGTTCCATTCCTAAAGATGCCAACTATGAAAAAAAAACAAATCTCTACCTTTTGGCGGCGGATGGTTTTTATCGTGAATGGTATGAAAATGGAAACTTAATTACAGAAGTGCCGGTTGATGCACTTGGCCAACCAAATGGATATGGGAAAAAGTTAAATTACCTCACCGGGATTACCATCATGGAAGGAAATATGAAAAGCGGTGATCGGGACGGACTTTGGAAGTTTTATTTCTCTGATGGGAAATTGTACATCGAACAAAATTACAAAGCAGGGAATCGTAAAAAACAGCTTTGGATTCGATCCGCTGAGCTCGGAAATGAAACCGGACCATACTATAGATACTTTCGTAGTGGTCGATTGAACGAAAAAGGTTTTTTTGACGGAGGGTTACGTACGGGAGATTGGGTTCGTTATTATCCTGATACAAAAGTAGAAGAAAAGGGCAGTTACGAAAACGATAAGAAGGTGGGTGAGTGGTTTTATTACTACCCAACTGGTGCAAAAGAAGCAACCGAAATCTATTCAAATGAAGGAGAATTGATTTCTAGATCTACGTTTTATCCGAATGGAAAGGTTTGGTGTTTGGTGCGCAAAGGAAAAGAATCTGAGTGTCAATAA
- a CDS encoding mechanosensitive ion channel family protein — protein sequence MGRGSLKEFYLDLNPLTLLRSTNRDFAETMILFGYMVVFAVFCYKITMILVERIKPAPDAVHEYNRRKVARMGFLLVFGIAYLPIVFSSLSLLPTVLGLAGAGIVISLKEVWLNMVGWFMIMGANGFKVGDRIELDNIKGDVVNIGFFKFTLLEIASDPRFEQSTNRLIHFPNYNIVLYRFFIVSETMDFVWDEFKVFLKINSNWEKAEKICSQILHEELVLAPELVESKIREMSKNYLVRLGKTTPIVYTSLEPDGTILMCLRYLTPIRSKRLNRILISKEILTKFKNENDIYIHTH from the coding sequence ATGGGTAGGGGAAGCCTAAAAGAATTCTATTTGGATTTAAATCCATTAACTTTGCTTCGTAGCACTAACCGTGATTTTGCGGAAACCATGATTTTGTTTGGATACATGGTTGTATTTGCTGTTTTTTGTTATAAAATTACAATGATTCTTGTTGAAAGGATCAAACCTGCTCCTGATGCGGTTCATGAATACAATCGTAGAAAAGTAGCCCGCATGGGATTTCTTTTGGTTTTTGGGATTGCTTACCTTCCCATTGTGTTTTCTAGTCTGTCGCTTTTGCCAACGGTGCTTGGTCTTGCTGGTGCCGGGATTGTCATTTCACTCAAAGAAGTATGGCTCAATATGGTCGGTTGGTTTATGATTATGGGAGCCAACGGATTTAAGGTGGGAGATCGGATTGAACTAGATAATATCAAAGGTGATGTTGTTAATATTGGTTTTTTTAAGTTCACTCTATTAGAAATTGCTTCAGACCCAAGATTTGAACAATCAACAAATCGACTCATTCATTTTCCAAACTATAACATTGTTTTGTATCGATTTTTCATCGTTTCAGAAACTATGGATTTTGTTTGGGATGAGTTTAAGGTTTTCTTAAAGATCAATTCCAATTGGGAAAAAGCAGAAAAAATCTGTTCCCAAATTCTTCATGAAGAATTGGTTTTAGCTCCTGAATTGGTAGAATCAAAAATTCGAGAGATGTCTAAAAACTATCTGGTTCGACTTGGCAAAACAACTCCTATCGTATACACTTCTTTAGAACCAGACGGAACTATCCTGATGTGTTTGCGTTACTTAACTCCCATTCGGTCAAAGAGACTCAATCGAATTCTTATCTCGAAAGAAATCCTAACAAAGTTCAAAAATGAAAATGACATCTACATCCACACACATTAA
- the aroB gene encoding 3-dehydroquinate synthase: protein MKLSEREIVGQGFRYPIELHEDFQGLTEKLNSLPKVSKIYVLTSREIAGIYEKYITKELKSLNVPFSFIYLKPGEKNKHIDRVKKVYNQLIETEADRRAVVIAFGGGVVGDFAGFIAATYQRGVRFVQVPTTLLACVDSSVGGKVAVNVDSGKNMVGAFYQPEFVFAPLFTLSTLPEKEWSCGLAEIAKHAFLDGGDFLEKISNSKRSEYTADSLTLRYAIDESVRVKSGIVGQDEKESGLRAVLNLGHTTGHAIESLTQYKKYSHGEAVSVGLVTALLLSKELVGFSESNFQKAITLMKKLELPTRLDEKPEEILKHMEHDKKKEGSSLNFVLLEDFGKPKFGVPVERKLILEILKRQKGKL, encoded by the coding sequence ACAGGGGTTTCGTTACCCGATTGAGTTACACGAAGACTTCCAAGGCCTCACTGAAAAATTAAATTCATTACCCAAGGTTTCAAAAATCTATGTGCTTACAAGCCGAGAAATTGCGGGGATTTATGAAAAATACATTACCAAAGAATTAAAGTCCTTAAACGTCCCTTTTTCTTTTATTTATCTAAAACCTGGCGAAAAAAATAAACATATCGATCGAGTGAAGAAGGTTTATAACCAACTGATTGAAACGGAAGCTGATAGAAGAGCTGTTGTCATTGCTTTTGGTGGTGGTGTGGTAGGTGACTTTGCCGGTTTTATTGCAGCTACCTACCAAAGAGGTGTACGTTTTGTTCAGGTTCCAACAACGCTGCTTGCTTGCGTTGATTCGTCAGTAGGTGGGAAGGTTGCCGTGAATGTTGATTCCGGTAAAAATATGGTAGGTGCTTTTTACCAACCAGAGTTTGTTTTTGCTCCACTCTTTACACTTTCTACTCTGCCAGAAAAAGAATGGAGTTGTGGGTTAGCAGAAATCGCAAAACACGCATTCCTCGATGGCGGCGATTTTTTGGAAAAAATATCGAATTCGAAACGATCGGAATATACTGCTGATTCACTAACTCTTCGTTATGCGATAGATGAGTCTGTGCGAGTAAAATCAGGGATTGTTGGCCAAGATGAAAAGGAATCGGGGTTACGTGCAGTTTTAAATTTAGGACACACAACAGGCCATGCCATTGAATCACTAACCCAATATAAAAAATATTCCCACGGAGAAGCTGTTTCTGTGGGCCTTGTCACTGCCTTATTGTTATCCAAAGAATTGGTTGGATTTTCTGAATCAAATTTTCAAAAGGCAATCACCCTAATGAAAAAACTGGAACTTCCCACTCGTTTGGATGAAAAACCGGAAGAAATCTTAAAACATATGGAACATGACAAAAAAAAGGAAGGTAGTTCCTTAAATTTTGTTCTTTTAGAAGATTTCGGAAAACCAAAGTTTGGTGTTCCAGTGGAAAGAAAGTTGATCCTTGAAATTTTAAAACGCCAAAAAGGAAAACTATAG